The following proteins are encoded in a genomic region of Leptospiraceae bacterium:
- a CDS encoding ankyrin repeat domain-containing protein: MKFSIILIQILILTTSLFSEPNEDFVFSASQNNLEGMKQALAAGADINATDELECNALMFASMFGYKDIVDYLLANGVKPTTVDYSSNSALLYAAQNGHTAIVEALILAGAEVNKKDDYDRTALHYAASYGYLDMIKLLIKHKAELEVKNKNDNTPLDLATINGELEAIRILKEEIDSRKFQ, encoded by the coding sequence ATGAAATTTTCAATTATTTTAATCCAAATTCTTATTCTTACTACATCCTTATTCTCTGAGCCGAATGAAGACTTTGTGTTTTCTGCTAGTCAAAATAATTTAGAGGGAATGAAACAAGCACTTGCCGCCGGGGCGGATATCAATGCGACAGATGAGTTGGAGTGCAATGCCTTAATGTTTGCATCTATGTTTGGATACAAAGACATTGTTGACTACCTATTGGCTAATGGTGTTAAGCCGACGACTGTGGATTATTCGAGTAACTCCGCACTTCTGTATGCAGCGCAAAATGGTCATACTGCGATAGTCGAAGCTTTGATTTTAGCCGGAGCCGAAGTCAATAAAAAAGACGATTACGATCGCACCGCTCTTCACTATGCGGCTAGTTATGGTTATCTTGACATGATTAAACTATTAATCAAACACAAAGCAGAATTAGAAGTTAAGAATAAGAACGATAATACTCCACTGGATTTGGCTACTATAAACGGCGAACTAGAAGCAATTCGAATTTTAAAAGAAGAGATTGATAGTAGAAAGTTTCAGTGA
- the bioB gene encoding biotin synthase BioB has protein sequence MIKLQEQIQSQAESIIDKEEALLILEGKSNLLDTLYRANIEREKYFSKKVRIHILDNIKNGNCPEDCGYCAQRKNANSGVQSYSLKPEEEILADAKLAKENGAYRFCIVTAGTGPNEILIDKLSSTIDKITRELGMRVCLSAGSLDKAKTQKLKQAGLDRYNHNLNTSESHYGDICTTHIFQDRLDTLELVKNSDIGICSGLIVGMGESYRDLVDVAFTLKRLRVISIPVNFFIPVAGHAIKNPNPLTPELCLRILAVFRLVNPDSEIRIGAGREGHLKSLQAMGLFAANSVFASGYLNVKGSEVNQTIEMIRDAGFEPELEEGKLPEDLVSTPHLYAKDNIENLYKYKK, from the coding sequence ATGATTAAACTGCAAGAACAAATTCAATCCCAAGCCGAGAGCATAATCGATAAGGAAGAAGCTCTACTCATTCTAGAAGGAAAATCTAATTTACTAGATACCCTATATAGAGCAAACATAGAGCGAGAAAAATATTTTTCTAAAAAAGTGAGAATTCATATTTTAGATAATATTAAAAATGGCAATTGTCCTGAAGACTGCGGATACTGTGCACAGAGAAAAAATGCAAACTCAGGTGTGCAATCGTATTCCCTTAAACCAGAAGAAGAAATTCTTGCAGATGCAAAATTGGCAAAAGAGAATGGCGCCTATCGTTTCTGTATAGTCACAGCAGGCACAGGACCAAATGAAATTCTAATCGATAAACTCTCAAGCACCATTGATAAAATTACTCGCGAGCTTGGAATGCGTGTTTGCCTCTCAGCGGGATCTTTAGACAAAGCAAAGACTCAAAAACTAAAGCAAGCTGGTCTTGATAGATACAATCATAATTTGAATACTTCCGAATCTCATTATGGTGATATTTGCACAACTCATATATTTCAAGATAGACTCGATACTCTCGAATTAGTAAAAAATTCTGATATCGGAATTTGCAGTGGACTCATTGTAGGTATGGGTGAAAGTTATAGAGACTTAGTGGATGTAGCATTCACGTTGAAACGACTCAGAGTGATTTCTATACCGGTTAATTTCTTTATTCCTGTTGCAGGTCATGCTATTAAAAATCCAAATCCTCTAACCCCGGAACTTTGTTTACGCATACTTGCTGTTTTCCGCTTAGTCAACCCTGACTCGGAAATTCGAATTGGTGCAGGAAGGGAAGGACATCTTAAGAGTCTACAAGCCATGGGACTTTTTGCGGCTAATTCTGTCTTTGCCTCTGGATATTTGAACGTTAAGGGAAGCGAAGTCAACCAGACAATTGAAATGATCCGTGATGCTGGATTCGAGCCGGAACTAGAAGAAGGAAAACTCCCAGAAGACCTTGTTTCTACTCCTCATCTCTATGCAAAAGACAATATAGAAAATCTCTACAAATACAAAAAATAA
- a CDS encoding DUF86 domain-containing protein, with amino-acid sequence MKEKISDKLRIEHAMQAIQEIFSYTIGKTYQEFQDDSMLKSACMHQFSIIGDAFANLSPTTKNEFNTVDWKGYIGLRIKVVHVYFGIDYKIIWNVISEELSGLYAELSVINDKLLL; translated from the coding sequence ATGAAAGAAAAAATTAGTGATAAGTTAAGAATTGAACATGCAATGCAAGCGATCCAAGAAATATTTTCTTATACTATCGGAAAGACATATCAAGAATTCCAAGATGACTCAATGTTAAAAAGTGCCTGTATGCACCAATTCAGTATAATCGGTGATGCCTTTGCTAATTTATCTCCCACAACTAAAAACGAATTTAACACCGTCGATTGGAAAGGCTATATTGGTTTAAGAATCAAAGTTGTGCATGTTTATTTTGGAATTGATTATAAAATTATCTGGAACGTTATTTCAGAAGAGCTATCTGGTCTCTATGCAGAACTAAGTGTGATTAACGATAAGTTGCTGCTGTAA
- a CDS encoding glucose-6-phosphate dehydrogenase, whose translation MTLFNKKYRIESVRRDGWDYADNGYYFVTICTKDREHFFGEIENGEMILSEMGLIAKNMWSEIPEHFPHAELDEFTVMPNHIHGLLYLSGYEKSKKTESEISRSNKTRFIAS comes from the coding sequence ATGACATTATTCAACAAAAAATACAGAATCGAATCAGTACGAAGAGACGGTTGGGATTATGCGGATAATGGTTATTATTTCGTGACCATATGCACGAAGGATAGGGAGCATTTTTTTGGGGAGATTGAGAATGGGGAAATGATTTTATCGGAAATGGGATTGATTGCAAAGAATATGTGGTCTGAAATTCCAGAACATTTTCCTCACGCTGAATTGGATGAATTCACTGTAATGCCAAATCATATACATGGATTGCTGTATTTATCTGGATATGAAAAATCAAAGAAGACAGAATCAGAAATATCACGATCAAACAAGACGCGATTCATCGCGTCTTAA
- a CDS encoding PD40 domain-containing protein, which yields MSFVIGRWFLNLVCILFFLQCAAFQKTVKITPAAFEYQSIAENYFARGDEKPFPLTVQKGNNLYNSTTLDGRYLFYTTDHSGNYDIWFRDLRSAIIVPVTAHPAAEYKPAISPDGKKLLFVSEENDSAGDIVLVSINPSSFIDNYLAGEKSIIEEKTFLTNPNFADPKKRDSSVDTDPAWAPDGKRVVFASDRFSPGLQNLVLLDIANPTKMTQLTKNGAASPQFSLDGKTIVYLSFQDTREGEIYQLHLDSGKEERLTNDSFMNFSPSLSPDGKFLYFTSIRRDTNQNGSLELSDNSLIIKLDLTTKEEKILTTDSVSIFDTKFSFFNKGSILYSAALYNTINIYFIPESGPIPRKSNIDEQFNFALRIKKTQDNYTLALDSLKLFFESDPLFPIYNAKVKDVKAEFHLDKGRTKEAKVILDEMLSHENDPKNALSYALAVRRQNRVTGKLSDKILFDYYNSLLPKNTDKQVLASILKLVGGEKEKAKDFSEAKNHYETILKIYPDYFERREVKRKLAKLEFAANSQIIPERYFELLNDPSTSVEDLRLILSDLEAKISGDKNYIQRIEYTTQLLEKNKLKEKSKLLFELVTYIQSKALSEGKKFKESNAAIDSYLEPVRKNPDCDVNPFCQKFVLCAKNPICLKSHLLKSKNFEGLGTVASSFDELRVFLENYDPDLGVELNKSEIEKTFRYYENKARDHEARGNSSKENRIHLRDAAFHYFFNVENMYLLKEKNLFVEDLYKDYAVYYQRKMVDSIFNYAQKQAQDNKDNLLEKLNVLGEGKLNVFGRATLFLSSALDNRVTNNFKFLGDFRDLKQENILGKPGEPDDALKILDAHFTLGRPRSRPVLYLASLYGYSYYLINKSLIYETHFRETNTMTAARKESILRDLRNAENELKWIIFADPQYADAHQLLGWLYQYIDIFKSTKPAPDLPSDGEIYADIYAKYFSEKHFEENINLYKQVLDMLGNIPNKKVLSDLNLNLANNYLLLQNFPRAKEHYAKVEKYGQNILEQIQFENYKQTALFNYNYARSLISMGEYQKAIQYLNKTADIYYDNEYYEEVGKNPTGLNQNKKKKEKVIYAVNNKLVLIYSLIGLAEREAGNYVNAINAYKKALALNYNSGYVDNINIYSSLALCYQKVEKYHLSDYYISKVEVEYKKFKAKERFKIPSFHNWFWNLILPDRVRVIGSGRFPGEFAPEEHYLLAQGIKIQNLTEEGEFDEAEKQIIAREKFLKETGLDKLIIGEEIILSSKYKIGYDNFVQGKYEKALRHYDEFLELVKSKKINSANFTKEKRKILKRKSFVLFKLVESGEVNYDTLLPVLRDNLNDLNQEKNAATNVCLKSLKQTKQESDLVKVCEDRFHKEWYVFDPLLGLSYFYLGEVLNARGEYDSAFYYYGLAIPLLKDPAGIPVETVGLPGDLFLKTERLRLKINLASIYRRMGDEKQFRATIGETEELAFEFQAVEDYAKAKLLKAKFLYSKAKAKQDYPQVLQELESAERNIFKSYSSLIELEDEFYQELYGLFQEVYLKLGNLKEIHAKEEKLYSVLLFKHFQNTRVIFEEAKLEGLNQSFRESIRKDLENNTKYKTLVNTRKPVSSFLGSRIEINAEIERVMGVIQKFFPEKKKFFEIKDSTKPENLTQAQVVVRLKLIQNTLVINEIKNGKENFLSIPITTNLKDSLTSYFAKEISKNQTKEITIIPDKQLAEFDFGSLNIDNEKLANLVTLNYAFTMRQVNPATHKNIQLTHIINTTEEKETADKLENGRLLETKNTKKLGPLLNDSDILNTKINYANGNIFSPSRKGFLNLKEFAEKEASLSLVILNQSKFDDKSFFRTIAALDVIQSTGVPLVLLGGENKLNPQELNSYNAIKNQTAKHVGFHSDLFTKSIPKEYNLVKAEAFKWERKKKYREALQYFLEADTLVSRLSKEEKLESDLNLARIKSKAIPKTKRFVFYERLIKKYENAKPEKIMIYEALLHQCYINYSNAYCRDHFKNFYRVLKSATELDAETIERSKILVNFYIQINNGAIQNLEKNYQNFLKTVSFDDLFLFHEDMSRFFLKNFILEKAEFHSKQLSRQATDREEKFVASDLENEIELQSFFTMRTKEINLSEVSEAIYKDGIQKDWVAVDKKIKLLDRKSYDDVLIKYRQRLFSIWKNIHSGSEINPLQLISETTSTGKSLYSILSHTDRSLLFHLLLNSIQYQSGTEVNTVFDAFLDLQKEESRKLQNYYMQMSWAEELFNRGDYANAEKYLIRLEPDLANFYYDRDLQKRFHLAKFKIISLNTESSKKLQAPNTTVLDSDTDWYPYYKEAAATDIKKFVPMLNQILVAKNDKPYDGLNRREFLDLITYLELLAFRSNSSEVFLDLAFYRDKVEDANRLRGEMTTFAELPQAEAIADLLLKKVPKGQEFIAVVNFGLQTFSIKIENGKSNGEEAFKDYRAVKNDIYTYHKQVRKKGTGLLLKDYLEPKFRNKILLSKNKLSYLYLSSFYIKAPLELKEEDNFYIVQNPSLLVKRDIQKSSEYFKENYSLKKFKDISVDNKELSKLEDLEIKEQKGNTSPVYISGEKLNLSSNTELQFGKNPLYNLRSEYRKGVWFLSNSDLYKTSFYKDDINISLNYLDKIHNGPGVFSLGEQRSPANILFMKSLFQKTELQTGIKTRFIEALKTVKARYPQEVNWNGYRLYTNTFLEE from the coding sequence ATGTCCTTTGTGATAGGAAGATGGTTTCTCAATCTAGTTTGCATTTTGTTTTTTTTACAGTGTGCGGCATTTCAGAAAACTGTAAAGATTACACCCGCAGCATTCGAATACCAATCGATTGCGGAAAATTATTTTGCGAGAGGAGACGAAAAACCCTTTCCCCTGACTGTGCAAAAAGGGAATAATCTATATAATTCGACAACGCTAGACGGAAGATATCTTTTTTATACGACAGACCATTCCGGAAATTATGATATCTGGTTTAGAGATTTGCGCTCGGCGATTATTGTGCCCGTAACCGCTCATCCCGCCGCAGAATACAAACCCGCCATTAGCCCTGACGGAAAAAAACTTCTCTTCGTGTCAGAAGAAAACGATTCCGCAGGCGACATCGTTTTAGTCAGTATCAATCCTTCAAGTTTCATAGACAATTATTTAGCAGGCGAAAAAAGCATCATCGAAGAAAAAACATTTCTTACTAATCCAAACTTTGCAGATCCAAAGAAACGAGACAGCTCAGTCGATACAGATCCCGCCTGGGCACCCGACGGTAAACGAGTCGTATTCGCAAGTGATCGATTCTCCCCTGGTCTACAAAACTTAGTTTTACTAGATATTGCCAATCCAACTAAGATGACTCAACTTACAAAGAACGGAGCGGCTTCTCCACAGTTCTCTCTCGACGGGAAAACGATTGTTTATCTCTCTTTTCAGGATACCAGAGAAGGAGAAATTTACCAGCTTCATTTGGATAGTGGCAAGGAAGAGCGGCTAACCAATGATAGCTTTATGAATTTCTCCCCTTCTCTTTCGCCTGACGGTAAATTTCTATACTTTACATCCATAAGACGCGATACCAATCAAAATGGCTCTTTAGAGCTAAGCGACAATAGCCTCATCATCAAGCTAGACTTAACGACTAAAGAAGAAAAGATTCTAACAACAGATTCTGTTTCCATTTTTGATACAAAGTTTTCTTTCTTCAATAAAGGAAGCATTTTATACTCTGCGGCTTTATACAATACAATCAATATCTACTTTATCCCCGAATCCGGTCCGATTCCTAGAAAGTCAAATATAGACGAGCAATTTAACTTTGCCCTTCGAATTAAAAAGACACAGGATAATTATACTTTGGCGCTCGATTCTTTAAAACTATTCTTTGAATCAGATCCACTCTTTCCAATTTATAATGCAAAAGTAAAAGACGTAAAAGCCGAATTTCACTTGGACAAAGGAAGAACCAAAGAAGCAAAGGTCATTCTAGACGAAATGCTTTCGCATGAGAATGATCCAAAGAACGCCCTTTCTTATGCGTTGGCAGTAAGAAGACAAAATCGCGTGACAGGCAAACTTTCAGATAAAATTCTTTTTGATTATTACAATTCCCTTTTACCTAAGAATACAGACAAACAAGTATTAGCTTCTATCCTAAAACTAGTTGGAGGCGAAAAAGAAAAAGCAAAGGATTTTTCAGAGGCAAAGAACCACTACGAAACAATCCTTAAAATCTACCCGGATTATTTTGAAAGAAGAGAAGTAAAACGTAAGCTCGCCAAATTGGAATTTGCCGCTAATTCTCAAATCATTCCAGAAAGATACTTTGAACTATTAAACGATCCATCTACTAGCGTAGAAGATTTAAGATTAATTCTATCTGATTTAGAAGCAAAAATTTCGGGAGACAAAAATTATATCCAAAGAATTGAATACACAACACAGCTTTTAGAAAAAAACAAACTCAAAGAAAAATCCAAACTCTTATTTGAACTTGTCACCTATATCCAATCAAAAGCATTGAGTGAAGGAAAGAAATTCAAAGAAAGCAATGCGGCTATTGACAGTTATCTCGAACCAGTACGAAAAAATCCGGACTGTGATGTAAATCCTTTCTGTCAAAAATTTGTATTATGCGCAAAAAATCCAATTTGCCTAAAGAGTCATCTCTTAAAATCGAAAAACTTTGAAGGACTCGGAACAGTTGCGAGTTCTTTTGATGAACTCAGAGTATTTCTCGAAAACTACGATCCCGATTTAGGAGTAGAATTAAACAAATCAGAAATTGAAAAAACATTTCGCTACTATGAAAACAAAGCCCGAGACCACGAAGCGCGCGGAAATAGCAGTAAAGAAAATAGAATTCATCTAAGAGACGCCGCTTTCCACTACTTCTTCAATGTGGAAAATATGTATTTGCTCAAAGAGAAAAATCTATTCGTAGAGGATTTATACAAAGACTATGCAGTTTACTACCAGAGAAAAATGGTAGACTCAATCTTCAATTATGCGCAAAAGCAAGCACAGGATAACAAAGATAATCTCCTCGAAAAATTAAATGTATTGGGAGAAGGCAAATTAAACGTATTCGGTCGCGCGACTCTTTTTCTTTCGAGTGCACTCGACAATCGGGTCACGAATAATTTTAAATTTCTAGGTGATTTTAGAGATTTGAAACAAGAGAATATTCTCGGTAAGCCGGGAGAGCCAGACGATGCACTCAAAATCCTAGATGCACATTTCACACTCGGTAGACCGCGCTCAAGACCAGTCTTATACCTTGCGTCGCTGTATGGATACTCGTATTATTTAATCAACAAATCTTTGATTTACGAAACGCATTTCCGAGAGACTAACACAATGACAGCCGCTCGCAAGGAATCAATCCTACGCGATTTAAGAAATGCAGAGAACGAATTAAAATGGATTATATTTGCAGACCCACAATATGCAGACGCTCATCAGCTACTCGGTTGGCTTTATCAATACATTGACATTTTTAAATCGACCAAGCCTGCCCCTGACCTTCCGAGTGATGGAGAAATTTATGCGGACATATACGCTAAGTATTTCTCCGAAAAGCATTTTGAGGAAAATATCAATCTATACAAACAAGTCTTAGATATGCTTGGAAATATTCCAAACAAGAAAGTATTATCCGATCTAAACTTAAATCTGGCTAATAACTATTTACTTCTACAGAATTTTCCTAGGGCTAAAGAGCATTATGCGAAAGTAGAGAAATACGGACAAAATATATTAGAGCAGATTCAGTTTGAAAATTACAAACAGACAGCTTTGTTTAATTACAATTATGCGCGCTCTCTCATCTCAATGGGAGAATACCAGAAGGCAATCCAATACTTAAACAAAACCGCAGATATTTACTATGATAATGAATACTATGAGGAAGTAGGAAAGAATCCAACAGGGCTTAACCAAAACAAAAAGAAAAAAGAAAAAGTAATCTACGCGGTAAACAACAAGTTGGTGCTAATCTACTCCCTAATTGGGCTTGCCGAGAGAGAAGCGGGTAATTATGTGAATGCGATCAATGCCTATAAAAAAGCACTCGCACTCAATTACAATTCTGGCTATGTAGATAATATCAATATCTATAGCTCACTTGCTCTCTGCTATCAAAAGGTAGAAAAGTATCATCTATCTGATTATTATATTTCGAAAGTAGAAGTAGAATACAAAAAATTCAAAGCAAAAGAGAGATTTAAGATTCCTTCTTTTCATAATTGGTTTTGGAATCTTATCTTGCCTGATCGAGTGCGAGTCATTGGATCGGGAAGATTCCCGGGAGAATTTGCCCCGGAAGAGCATTATCTATTAGCCCAAGGCATTAAGATTCAAAACTTAACAGAAGAAGGAGAATTTGACGAAGCAGAAAAACAAATTATTGCACGCGAGAAATTTTTAAAGGAAACAGGACTTGATAAACTCATTATCGGCGAAGAAATCATATTATCCTCTAAGTATAAAATTGGCTATGATAATTTTGTGCAGGGAAAATATGAAAAAGCTCTCAGGCATTACGATGAGTTTTTAGAATTAGTAAAGTCTAAAAAGATTAATTCAGCCAACTTCACAAAAGAAAAGAGAAAAATCTTAAAGAGAAAAAGCTTTGTTCTTTTTAAATTAGTTGAGTCCGGTGAGGTTAATTATGATACTCTGCTACCTGTGCTTCGCGATAATTTAAATGACTTGAATCAGGAGAAAAATGCTGCTACAAATGTCTGCCTCAAATCTCTCAAACAAACAAAGCAGGAAAGCGACTTAGTCAAAGTATGCGAGGATAGATTTCACAAAGAATGGTATGTATTTGATCCACTCCTAGGGCTAAGTTATTTTTATCTCGGAGAAGTATTGAATGCAAGAGGAGAATACGATTCTGCCTTTTACTATTACGGGCTTGCCATTCCACTTCTAAAAGATCCGGCAGGAATTCCTGTCGAGACAGTTGGGTTGCCGGGAGATTTATTTTTGAAAACAGAGAGGCTAAGGTTAAAAATAAATTTAGCTTCTATCTACAGGCGAATGGGAGATGAAAAACAATTTAGAGCAACGATAGGCGAAACAGAAGAGCTAGCCTTTGAATTTCAAGCAGTGGAAGATTACGCAAAAGCAAAGCTTCTCAAAGCAAAGTTCTTATATAGCAAAGCAAAGGCAAAGCAGGATTATCCACAAGTTCTACAGGAATTGGAATCAGCAGAAAGAAACATATTTAAAAGCTATTCGAGTTTAATTGAACTAGAAGATGAATTCTATCAGGAATTATACGGACTCTTTCAGGAAGTCTATTTAAAACTAGGAAACCTAAAAGAAATCCACGCCAAAGAAGAAAAACTATATAGCGTTCTACTCTTTAAGCATTTTCAAAATACGCGAGTCATCTTTGAAGAAGCAAAGCTAGAAGGTCTCAATCAATCCTTTCGAGAGTCGATTCGCAAGGATTTAGAAAACAATACCAAATACAAAACACTGGTTAATACTCGTAAGCCTGTATCTAGCTTCTTAGGCTCTAGAATTGAAATCAATGCAGAAATAGAAAGAGTAATGGGCGTTATCCAGAAATTCTTTCCTGAGAAAAAGAAATTCTTCGAAATAAAGGATTCTACTAAACCAGAAAATCTAACACAAGCTCAAGTAGTCGTTCGACTGAAACTTATTCAAAACACACTTGTGATAAACGAAATTAAGAATGGAAAAGAAAACTTTCTCTCCATTCCAATCACAACGAATTTAAAAGACAGTTTGACGTCCTATTTCGCAAAAGAAATTTCCAAAAACCAGACAAAAGAAATTACAATCATTCCAGACAAACAACTGGCAGAGTTTGACTTTGGCTCTTTAAACATAGACAACGAAAAACTAGCCAATCTGGTTACTCTCAATTATGCGTTCACGATGCGTCAGGTAAATCCGGCAACTCATAAGAATATACAATTGACTCATATCATAAACACAACCGAAGAAAAAGAGACAGCCGACAAATTAGAAAACGGGAGATTGTTAGAAACCAAAAACACCAAGAAACTAGGTCCGCTTTTAAACGACTCTGATATTTTAAATACAAAAATCAATTATGCGAATGGAAATATATTTAGCCCGAGCAGAAAAGGCTTTCTCAACCTAAAAGAATTTGCCGAAAAAGAAGCGAGCCTTTCTCTCGTGATCTTGAATCAATCTAAGTTTGATGATAAATCCTTTTTTAGAACGATAGCCGCTCTAGATGTAATCCAATCTACAGGAGTTCCCTTAGTCCTACTCGGAGGAGAAAACAAGCTTAATCCGCAAGAGTTAAATTCCTATAACGCAATCAAGAATCAGACTGCAAAGCATGTAGGTTTTCACTCTGATTTATTTACAAAATCAATTCCAAAAGAATACAACCTTGTCAAAGCAGAAGCATTCAAATGGGAAAGAAAAAAGAAATACAGAGAAGCTTTGCAGTATTTTCTAGAAGCGGATACTCTAGTTAGCCGTTTAAGCAAAGAAGAAAAATTAGAATCAGACTTAAACCTGGCTAGAATTAAATCAAAGGCGATTCCAAAGACGAAGCGTTTTGTTTTTTATGAAAGGCTTATTAAAAAATATGAAAATGCGAAACCAGAAAAGATCATGATCTATGAAGCCTTACTACATCAGTGTTATATCAATTACTCGAACGCGTATTGCAGAGACCATTTCAAAAATTTCTATCGTGTTTTGAAGTCCGCGACCGAGTTGGATGCGGAAACAATTGAGCGCAGTAAGATTTTGGTAAATTTTTATATTCAAATCAACAACGGTGCAATTCAAAATTTAGAAAAGAATTACCAAAACTTTTTAAAGACAGTTTCGTTTGATGATCTATTTTTATTCCATGAAGACATGAGTCGTTTCTTTCTAAAAAACTTTATTTTAGAAAAAGCAGAATTTCACTCAAAGCAGTTATCCAGACAGGCTACAGACAGAGAAGAAAAATTTGTTGCAAGTGATTTAGAAAATGAAATAGAGCTTCAATCGTTCTTCACAATGCGGACAAAAGAGATTAACCTCTCCGAAGTATCTGAAGCCATTTACAAAGATGGGATCCAAAAAGACTGGGTGGCGGTAGATAAAAAAATCAAACTACTTGATAGAAAATCCTATGACGATGTGCTCATCAAATATAGACAGAGACTTTTTTCTATCTGGAAAAACATTCATTCTGGATCAGAAATTAATCCTCTCCAATTGATTTCAGAAACTACATCTACCGGCAAATCACTATACTCCATTCTAAGTCACACAGATAGATCATTGCTTTTTCATTTACTACTCAACTCTATCCAATACCAGTCAGGAACAGAGGTTAATACTGTGTTTGACGCATTCTTGGATTTACAAAAAGAAGAATCCCGCAAATTACAAAACTACTATATGCAAATGTCATGGGCGGAAGAATTATTTAATCGAGGCGATTATGCAAATGCAGAAAAATATCTTATCCGCTTGGAGCCAGATCTTGCCAATTTCTATTACGATAGAGATTTACAAAAAAGATTTCATCTGGCAAAATTTAAAATCATTTCCTTAAATACAGAATCATCTAAGAAACTACAGGCTCCAAATACGACAGTGCTGGATTCGGATACAGACTGGTATCCGTATTACAAAGAGGCGGCTGCTACTGATATTAAAAAGTTTGTTCCGATGCTCAATCAAATCCTAGTGGCTAAGAATGATAAGCCGTATGACGGACTCAACCGAAGAGAATTTTTAGATTTAATTACTTATTTAGAGCTACTTGCCTTTCGCTCTAATAGCTCGGAAGTATTCCTGGATTTGGCATTTTACCGAGACAAAGTAGAAGATGCAAATCGACTCCGAGGAGAAATGACTACCTTTGCAGAATTACCACAAGCGGAGGCTATTGCTGATTTGCTGCTAAAGAAAGTTCCAAAGGGACAGGAATTTATCGCGGTAGTCAACTTTGGTCTTCAAACCTTTTCCATCAAGATAGAAAATGGAAAATCAAATGGGGAAGAAGCATTTAAAGATTATAGAGCAGTCAAAAATGATATCTATACCTATCATAAACAGGTCAGAAAAAAAGGAACGGGACTTTTGCTAAAAGATTACCTAGAGCCAAAGTTTAGAAATAAAATCCTGCTAAGTAAAAATAAACTCTCGTATCTTTATCTCAGTTCTTTTTATATAAAGGCTCCACTTGAATTAAAAGAAGAGGATAATTTCTATATTGTGCAAAATCCAAGTCTACTTGTAAAAAGAGATATTCAAAAATCCTCTGAGTATTTCAAAGAAAACTACTCCCTTAAAAAATTCAAAGACATTTCAGTGGATAACAAAGAGTTGTCAAAGCTAGAAGACTTAGAAATCAAAGAGCAAAAAGGAAATACAAGTCCGGTTTATATTTCCGGCGAAAAACTAAATCTTTCGAGTAACACAGAGCTACAATTCGGGAAAAATCCACTCTATAATCTACGCTCGGAATATCGAAAAGGGGTATGGTTCTTATCTAATTCAGACCTTTACAAAACATCCTTTTATAAAGATGATATCAATATCTCACTCAACTACTTGGACAAAATCCACAACGGTCCCGGCGTATTCTCCCTGGGCGAACAAAGAAGCCCCGCCAATATTCTATTCATGAAATCCCTTTTCCAAAAAACAGAATTGCAAACCGGCATCAAAACAAGATTCATCGAAGCCCTAAAAACGGTTAAAGCCCGTTACCCGCAAGAAGTAAACTGGAACGGCTACAGGCTATATACCAACACATTCTTAGAAGAATAA
- a CDS encoding nucleotidyltransferase domain-containing protein — protein MIEIKINDPEIEKIYTSSEEILTLLRGIANKELQVVPATKSNVLGITKIKEVLQTYFNDKPVNKAYLFGSYARGEAKVESDIDLLVELDYTSKIGTLFFRMTSDLEVLFAKKVDLLSSEAITEAIKESVFKERVLVYERKN, from the coding sequence ATGATAGAAATAAAAATCAATGACCCAGAGATTGAAAAAATTTACACTTCCTCAGAAGAAATTTTAACCTTGCTAAGAGGAATCGCAAATAAAGAACTGCAAGTTGTTCCTGCTACAAAATCAAATGTTTTAGGAATTACAAAAATCAAAGAGGTTCTGCAAACGTATTTCAATGACAAACCGGTTAACAAGGCATATCTTTTTGGATCGTATGCTAGAGGGGAAGCAAAAGTAGAGAGCGATATAGACTTGTTAGTCGAACTAGACTACACTTCCAAAATCGGAACTTTATTTTTTCGTATGACTAGCGACTTAGAGGTATTATTCGCTAAAAAGGTAGATTTACTTTCCTCCGAGGCAATCACCGAAGCCATTAAAGAATCTGTGTTTAAAGAAAGAGTGTTAGTGTATGAAAGAAAAAATTAG